A segment of the Gemmatimonadota bacterium genome:
GGTGGAGGCGCGCGACGCGTTGGACGATGCGTTGATCGTGGGCAGGTATGAGCCGCGCGCGCTCAGGCGCGTGGCTTCCGCTGAGCGCACCGAGCCCTCGGCCTGCGCCATCTGCGGATTCACCAGCAGCGCGCGCTGGACGACCTCCTCCAGGGTCATGACCTGAAGGTCTTCCGGCGCCGTCTCCGGCGCCTGGGCCGCCGCGGGCCCCGCGACGATCGTCAGGCCCACGAACGCTGCGGCCACGCTGACGCGACGCGCCGCGCGCCGGCAGGACCCGACGGATAACGGTTCTAGCATGCTCCCTCTGTGTCACTCACGAATGGCCGATTAGACTTCGACGCTCTGGGCGGCGCGAAAGTTAAGCGCGCCCAAGGTGAGCGGGCTATGTTGCGCGGCCGCCAGAAATCTAACCCACGCTTCCATGCAATCCCGAAGAAACGAGTTTTCCATACCGGCGGGCGTCCGCTACCTGAACTGTGCCTACATGGCCCCCATCCCGCGCGTCGTGGAAGAGGCCGGCTTGGGCGGCGTGCGCAGAAAAGGCGATCCGAGCAGGATCGAGGCGCGCCACTTCTTCGAGGAGAGCGACCTGGCTCGCCGGCTTTTCGCGGAGTTGATCGACGCCGATCCCGAGGGCGTTGCCATCGTGCCGGGCGTCTCCTACGGCGTCGAGATCGTGGCGCGCAACCTGAGTCCCCGGCCCGGGCAGCGAATTGTCGTTCTGGCGGAGCAGTTCCCCGCCAACGTCTACCCTTGGAAGGCGGTCGCGGAGCGGACCGGCGCGTACCTGTACACGGTGGAGCGCCCGGTGCCCGGCGAGAGTTGGAGCGCCGCGGTCATCGACGCGGTCGATTCCGATACGGCGCTGGTCACGCTGGGGCAGGTCCACTGGACCGACGGCTCGCTGCTGGACCTGGAGGCGATCGGCGCGCGCGCCCGTGAGGTGGGCGCTGCGTTCGTCATCGACGGGACGCAGAGCATCGGCGCGCTGCCCTTCTCGGTCGGCCGCCTGAAGCCGGACGCGGTCGTGTGCGCGTGCTACAAGTGGCTGCTGGGGCCCTACTCGGTCGGCTTGGCCTGGATCGGGGAGCGCTTCCGCGGCGGCGAGCCGGTCGAGTACACGTGGTTGGGCCGGCCCGGCAGCGAGGATTTCCGCGCGCTGGTGGACTACCGCGACGAGCTGCGCCCCGACGCCTCGCGCTTCGACTCGGCCGAGCGCGCGAACTTTGCGCTCATGCCCATGACGGTGGCGGGTCTGGAGTACGTGCTGGCGCTGGGGCCCGAGGCGGTGCAGGCGCACGGCCGGACGATCACGGACCACGTGGTGGAGGGCGTCCTCGCGCTCGACATGGCGCCGCCGGAGGGGCCGCGCAGCGGACACATTGTCGGGTTGAGCCTACCCGCCGGCGTGGACGGCGGGGGCCTACACCGGGCGCTCACCGAGCGGGGCATCTACGTGTCCCGTCGCGGCGCCGCGCTCAGAATCTCGCCTCACGTGTACAACGACCTGGCCGACGCCGACGCCCTCGTGGGGGCTCTGCGGACCGAGTTGACGCCGGAGGCGAGTTGACGGACCCGTACGAAATCCCCTGGGAGCGGCTGCCGCCCACGTTCGCGCGTGGCCTCGAAGCCGACCCCCGGAGCCCGCCGGAGCCCAAGCCTTCAGCGACGATCGTATTGCTGAGAGATGCTGCCGATGGACCGGAGGCGCTCCTCATGAAGCGCCGCCGGGAGGCCGGGTTCGTGCCCGGGGCGTACGTGTTTCCCGGCGGCCGGGTGGACGCCGGCGACGCATCAGACGCGCTCCGGGATCGCTGCGACGGTGTGCCCGATGAAGGTCCCGAAGCCGCCTACTGGATAGCCGCCGTGCGCGAGGCGTTCGAGGAGACAGGCGTGCTGCTGGCGCGCGCCCAGGGCGTACCGGCTCTGTCGGCGCTGGACGACCCCGCGCTGGAGCGCCTGCGCGACGGGCTGCTCGAGGGCCGGCACGGCTTGGGCCAGGTGCTCGACGAATTGGGCGCGCGCGTGGACCTGACGGACGCGGCCTACCTGGCGCACTGGATCACCCCGGTGGTCGAGCCTCGGCGCTACGACACGCGCTTCTTCATCGCGCGGGTGGCGGATGGCACGCGCGCCGCGGCGGACCCGCGGGAGATGGTCGACGCCGTCTGGCTGACCCCCACGGGAGCCCTCGAGCGGTTCCACGACGGCTCCCTGCCCATGGTCTTCCCGACGGTGCGCACGCTCGAAGACCTGGTGGGCTTTCCCAGCGCGTCAGCCGCCGTCGACGCCGCGCGAACCAGACCGGTGCCTCCGCGTCTTCCCCGACTGGTGAAGACGCCCAGCGGCGTCACGATTCGCCTGCCTTCCCAAGCCGAAGGCCAGGTACACCCCGAGACGGAGTAGACATGACACCCTCCCGCCCGACCACGCTCGGTGCGTTGAAGGAGAGCGGTTACGTGGGCCAGAGCGTGCGCGAAGAGGTGCGCCGCAACCTGATCGCGCGCCTGCGCGACGGGAGTCCCGTGTTCCACGGCGTGGTTGGCTACGATGACACCGTCGTCCCCCAGCTCGTGCAGGCGCTGCTGGCCAAGCAGACCGTCATCTTGCTGGGGCTGCGCGGGCAGGCGAAGAGCCGCATGGTGCGCCAGCTCGTGGACCTGCTCGACCCCGAGATCCCTATCATCGCGGGCAGCGAGGTGAACGACGACCCGCTCCGGCCCATCTCGCGTCACGGCAAGACGGTGCTGGAGGAGTGCGGGGATTCGACGCCGATAGACTGGGTCACCCGCGACGCCCGCTTCGTCGAGAAGCTCGCCACGCCGGACGTGACCATCGCCGACATCATCGGCGACGTGGACCCCATCAAGGCGGCGCGCGGCGGGCACGTCCTGTCGGACGAGATGACGATCCACTTCGGGCTCCTGCCGCGCGCCAACCGCGGCATCTTCGCGGTCAACGAGCTGCCCGATCTGTCCGGCAAGATCCAGGTGGGGCTCTTCAACGTGCTCCAGGAAGGGGACGTGCAGATCAAGGGCTACCCTGTGCGGCTGCCGCTGGACGTCCTCACGGTCTTCACCGCGAACCCGGAGGACTACACCGCGCGCGGCAAGATCATCACGCCCCTGAAGGACAGGATCGGCGCCGAGGTGCGCACGCACTACCCGGAGAGCGTGGAGACCGGCGTGCGCATCACCCGGCAGGAGGCGTGGGTGGACCGCGGCGACGTGGACATCGAGGTGCCGGACGTGGTGGCCTCGGTGATAGAGCGGGTGGCGTTCCTGGCGCGCGAGGACAAGAGGGTCGATCAGCGCAGCGGGGTCAGCCAGCGGCTCCCCATAGCCGCGCTGGAGAACGCCGCGTCATCGGCCGAGCGGCGCGCGCTCCTGACCGGAGAGCCGCCGGTGGTGAGGATCAGCGACGTGTACGCCGCGCTGCCTGCGATCGAGGGCAAGCTGGAGCTGGAGTACGAGGGCGAGCTACAGGGCAGCGAGCGCGTCGCGCGCGAGCTCATCGGACGCGCCTCGGCGGAGGCGCTGGACGACATGGTCCCGGAGGGCGTCGAGGACGAGCTCGCGGAGGTCGTGGACTACTTCGACCGCGGCGGGGTCCTCCAGGTGGGCGACACCGCCGCCGCCGCCGCGGCGCTGGAGGGGCTCACCGCGGTCGCGGGGCTGGAAGGTGCAGTGCGGCGCGCGGGCATGTGGGACGGCGCGTCTCCGGGCGCGCGCGTGGCGGGGTGCGAACTGGTCCTGGAGGCGCTCGCCGCGGAGCGCAGGATCAGCCGATCCTCGGGCGGAGCGTTTCGCCGGCGCCGGGCCCGGAAGCGGCCCGCGCCGCCGTCCGCTGGAGGGCCTTCGCTGGAGGCGTAGGACCGCGCGCGTAGAGCGGGTCGGCGCCGGGCGGGTCGGCGCCGGGCGGGCCACCGCCTAGGGGCTGGCGCCGCGCTCCGCCATCTCCACGAACCCAGCGACCCGTTCGCGCACCGAGGCGCCCCAACCCTGCGCGCCCAGCCCGCCGAAGATCTCATCGGCGCGCGCGTGCAGAGCTTCGGCCTCGTTCGGCTCGACGGCCGCAAGCGCCTCCAGCGTCTCGGCTTCCAGCAGCGCCGCGCCCACCTCCTGCGCCAAGCGCAAGGCCTCGCGCAACGGCGACTGCGCGTCGCGGCGGCGCCCGGCCACCAGCCGCGCGAGGCCGATGACGCGCAGGCACTCGGCCACCCCGGCGCGATCGGCTACCTTCGCCAGGCGATGGCGCGCGCGCTCGGCGGTAGCCTCGGCCAGGCTCGGGTCGCCGCGCATCAGGAACAGCACCGCGCGCTCCTCCTGCGCCCGCGCCAGGACGTCTTCGTCGCTGCCCGGCGTGGCCGCCCGCGCGGCCGCGCGGAAGTGCGCCTCGGCCTCGCGCGGCAGGCCCCGCTCTCGGTAGGCGATGCCCAGGTTCTGGTGCGTGAGGGCGATGCCGCGGCCGTCCGCCAGCCGCTCGTACGCCGCGAGCGCGCGCGCGTGGTGCGCCAGCGACTCATCGGCCTGCCCCCGCAGCGTCGCCACCACACCCAGGTTGTTGGCCGCGTGCGCGACCATTGGGTTGTCGCCCGCGGCGGTGGCCAGCCCCAGGAGGTCGCTCCAACGCTCGCTCGCGTCGTCCACACGGCCCAGGTCGAACAGCGCCATCGCCTCCAGGTTGGTGCGCTTGCGGTGGAGCTGGCGGTCGGCGTCCCGCAGGCACGGCTCCTCGAGCGCCTCGGCCAGCTCCAGCGCTGCCTCGGTCTCGCCGAGTCGCCGGCGCGCGTACGCCAGCCAGTAGCCCAGGGCGGCCTCGCCCAGGAGCGTCTCGGGCGAATCGTCCTCGAGCAGCACCCGGATGCCGGCGTAGTCCCCGGCGGCTCGACGACGGTTGACCGCGTCCAGCAGGTCCAGTCGACGGACCGCCTCGGCGTCGTTGCTCATGGGCCCGGGTCGCCGTCCCTCAGCCGGCCAGGACGAAGCCGGTGAAGCCGGTGATCTCGGCGCGGACCTCGTCCAGATCCTCGAGCTTGAGGGTGCCGCTCCTGATCCATGGGTCGCCGGGCGCCTCCTGGCGCCACAGGTCCAGGCGGCCCTCGAACTCGATGTCGTCCGAGTCGGCCGTGCCCGATCCGTCCAGGTCGCCCTCCGTGACCCCGTAGTCCACGTTGAGCCTGGCCGGACGATCCGGGTCGAAGGTGAGACCGGACGGCTCGAAATCGAACAGGAAGAAGCGGGAGTCGAAGCGGACGACGATCTCGATCGAGTCCCCGGTTACGAAGGCCGTGCCGTCGGGTCGCCTCAACAGCGACTGGGCGTCGACCTCGAAGCGCAGGAAGTCCTCGGGCTCGCCTCCGGCAACGGGGATGTCCACCTCGAGCCGGCGATCCTCGCCGCGCACCGCCCAGAAGCGGAGCTCTTCGGGCAGGGTCGCCGCGGCATCCGGGGGCAGGGGCAGGAACGTAAGTTGGGCCGTGTTGACCGTGTCCGGTAGCGTCCCGTCCACCGGGCCCGTGGTGTCGCTACAGGCCGACAGCGGGACCGCGACCAGCAGGATTCCGCGAATCAGTGCGCCTCGAAGCATCCGCGCCTCGCTCAGATTAAACAGTTGAGTCCATGGGGTGGGGAGAGTCGGCCGGGGCGTCACTCGGGCCACGGCCCCCGCGTCTCATCCAGCACGTGGCGTGCCCGCCAAACGCCCCGCCGCTGCGCCATTTCCGCTGCGGCCCATGCCTCGCAACGGGACGAGTGTAGCGAATCGAGACAGGCGTCGCGTTCACGACTCCTCGCCCAGAAGGCGGTAGAGGCGGGATCGACTCACGCCGAGAGCGCGCGCGGCCGCGCTCTTGTTGCCGCGGTGGTGAGTCAGCATGGCGTGCGCCGCGGCCAGCTCGATTTCGTCGATGGTCGCCGGGAAGGGGATCGGCCCCTCCGCGGGCTCCGCCGCGAGCGGCGGGAAGAGGTCCTCCTCGGACAACACCTCTCCGCCCAGCACCACCGCGCGCTCCATCGCGTTGCGCAGCTCGCGCACGTTGCCCGGCCACGGCCTGAGGAGCAGCGTCTGCTCGAGAGCCGCAGGCAGGTCGGGGCGCTCCAGGTCGTAGTCGCCGGCTATGTCGTCCAGGAAGTGCCGCGCCAGGAGCAGCACGTCCTGCCCCCGTTCG
Coding sequences within it:
- a CDS encoding aminotransferase class V-fold PLP-dependent enzyme; protein product: MQSRRNEFSIPAGVRYLNCAYMAPIPRVVEEAGLGGVRRKGDPSRIEARHFFEESDLARRLFAELIDADPEGVAIVPGVSYGVEIVARNLSPRPGQRIVVLAEQFPANVYPWKAVAERTGAYLYTVERPVPGESWSAAVIDAVDSDTALVTLGQVHWTDGSLLDLEAIGARAREVGAAFVIDGTQSIGALPFSVGRLKPDAVVCACYKWLLGPYSVGLAWIGERFRGGEPVEYTWLGRPGSEDFRALVDYRDELRPDASRFDSAERANFALMPMTVAGLEYVLALGPEAVQAHGRTITDHVVEGVLALDMAPPEGPRSGHIVGLSLPAGVDGGGLHRALTERGIYVSRRGAALRISPHVYNDLADADALVGALRTELTPEAS
- a CDS encoding magnesium chelatase encodes the protein MTPSRPTTLGALKESGYVGQSVREEVRRNLIARLRDGSPVFHGVVGYDDTVVPQLVQALLAKQTVILLGLRGQAKSRMVRQLVDLLDPEIPIIAGSEVNDDPLRPISRHGKTVLEECGDSTPIDWVTRDARFVEKLATPDVTIADIIGDVDPIKAARGGHVLSDEMTIHFGLLPRANRGIFAVNELPDLSGKIQVGLFNVLQEGDVQIKGYPVRLPLDVLTVFTANPEDYTARGKIITPLKDRIGAEVRTHYPESVETGVRITRQEAWVDRGDVDIEVPDVVASVIERVAFLAREDKRVDQRSGVSQRLPIAALENAASSAERRALLTGEPPVVRISDVYAALPAIEGKLELEYEGELQGSERVARELIGRASAEALDDMVPEGVEDELAEVVDYFDRGGVLQVGDTAAAAAALEGLTAVAGLEGAVRRAGMWDGASPGARVAGCELVLEALAAERRISRSSGGAFRRRRARKRPAPPSAGGPSLEA
- a CDS encoding tetratricopeptide repeat protein — encoded protein: MSNDAEAVRRLDLLDAVNRRRAAGDYAGIRVLLEDDSPETLLGEAALGYWLAYARRRLGETEAALELAEALEEPCLRDADRQLHRKRTNLEAMALFDLGRVDDASERWSDLLGLATAAGDNPMVAHAANNLGVVATLRGQADESLAHHARALAAYERLADGRGIALTHQNLGIAYRERGLPREAEAHFRAAARAATPGSDEDVLARAQEERAVLFLMRGDPSLAEATAERARHRLAKVADRAGVAECLRVIGLARLVAGRRRDAQSPLREALRLAQEVGAALLEAETLEALAAVEPNEAEALHARADEIFGGLGAQGWGASVRERVAGFVEMAERGASP